The Artemia franciscana unplaced genomic scaffold, ASM3288406v1 Scaffold_7834, whole genome shotgun sequence genome window below encodes:
- the LOC136043655 gene encoding putative ankyrin repeat protein RF_0381 has product PSQNLSENVIAALVRHNRHNRHKYNNYSVGTLKNYLKLLENELNPNEYEFVKPTCFGNLKLRRQLVSNCDTIDAKDNQGRTALSKAVICNNLTVTAHLLENGANPNARGFHRDETVLHVASRNGNLNICQLLVLNGATIDASDYGVTPLSYAVAWNHISVTRYLLEKGANPNTDYPTVLAESLLDVAVGNSNFDICQLLISKGADVNCLTSNNETPLMIALNNILSYKIHHLSNIAITIIEYLLESEAVCNSKKVEDIKDKYREIFKQVLASNPYHKISIDKWYRIMGKITSKDYHKIPIDKWYSIMCKITSQDYGSLKSICRDVILKN; this is encoded by the coding sequence ACCTTCCCAGAATCTTAGCGAAAACGTTATAGCAGCCTTGGTTAGGCATAATAGGCATAATAggcataaatataataattattccgttggaactttaaaaaactatttaaaactgTTAGAAAATGAATTAAACCCGAATGAATATGAATTTGTTAAACCAACTTGTTTTGGCAATTTGAAACTTAGGCGACAACTAGTTTCGAATTGTGATACTATAGATGCTAAAGACAATCAGGGGAGAACAGCCTTATCTAAAGCTGTGATTTGTAATAATTTGACAGTGACTGCCCATCTGTTAGAAAACGGAGCGAACCCAAATGCACGGGGTTTTCACAGGGACGAAACAGTTTTACATGTAGCTTCTAGGAACGGCAATTTGAACatttgtcaactactagtttTAAATGGTGCTACTATAGATGCCTCAGACTATGGAGTAACACCCTTATCCTATGCTGTTGCATGGAATCATATAAGTGTGACTAGATATCTGTTAGAAAAAGGAGCAAACCCGAATACTGATTATCCAACAGTCTTGGCAGAATCACTCCTAGATGTAGCTGTAGGGAATAGCAATTTTGACATTTGCCAACTACTAATTTCAAAAGGTGCTGATGTAAATTGTTTGACTTCAAATAACGAGACACCTTTGATGATAGCTTTGAATAACATCCTATCCTATAAGATTCACCACTTGTCCAATATCGCCATAACGATAATAGAATATTTATTGGAAAGTGAAGCAGTTTGTAATTCGAAAAAGGTGGAAGATATCAAAGataaatatagggaaatattCAAGCAAGTTTTGGCTTCAAACCCTTACCACAAAATTTCAATCGATAAGTGGTATCGAATAATGGGTAAAATAACTTCTAAGGATTACCACAAAATTCCAATCGATAAGTGGTATTCAATAATGTGTA